The Drosophila yakuba strain Tai18E2 chromosome X, Prin_Dyak_Tai18E2_2.1, whole genome shotgun sequence DNA segment GCATCCCGCATCCTGAcacctgccacctgccacctgACACCTGCCACCCGACACCTGACACCTGCTCCTCCCCACCCGCCCAATAATCTCCACTTCCGTCAGTGATTGTCCGTTCCTCTTCCGACTTATCGTACAGACTTTTGGGGCCTAAAGGTCAGAGGTTAgcccatacatatatacaaaagtTTCTAAAAAAGTCAAAAATGCCTTTCTAGAAGAATCGGAGATAGCGATTTCACAAGATACACTATTGTAATTTGTCATTTGTAATCAGTAATCAGTAAAGGccgtaattaaaaatttcacaACTTGTACGCTTGGGTTCTTAAAACCCCAGAAGTTTCTGGCAGTTAAACTCTGCATTCAAATGTTTAAAACAGACCATTTAAATGTAGTTTTTACTTTTAGAGATATTAAACTCAGGGCCACATTTTGGCGATTAGCAGCTAACCAAAATTTGTACACGAAACACACATACAATGTATATGAAGCCCCACATGGAGAGCCCATCGCTGTACTACAGATAGGGTTGCAGATAGGGATACGAGCCCAACTGATATGGATACGCCTggtaattgtttatttaaagtgGACACGAAGGCGATAGCGGGCCCAATAAGTGCATTGCTGGGTGCAAAATGTGTCTTCAATTACAAATTCATGCGAGAGTGGCAGTTGAAGGCTCGAAAAACCGAGATTACTTGCGCTTGACTCCAGCTAAGGAAATGTTAGAACCCAAAACATCTGTTTATCATACGGTTTGGGGTTTCAGCTGTTTTGtctatttgtttatttgccagcAATGGTGACGTAAACATAATTATAAACAGATTAGATCAGAGCATGCTTATTATAGTTATAATTGCAAAAGTACCAGCTGCAAATGAACTAAAAACTTGTTTCTACTTCGCCATGCTTCACCGCACTTGTgatgaattatttaaagaaacaGCAGACAGATCAGAAATATCTaatattaaaactaaatattaaaagccTTTCATAGCGAAACCCCATTAACTTCAGTGGTAGTAATAAGAGTAGCATTGGGAGAAGCATCGTTTCACTGTACCCATCTTGTACCATTTCTCgcctcgctctctctctctctctctctctctctttgaATATATGATAATGTAAATATCCGCACCTGTCTCATCCTATATATGCTATAAGACCCACGGACGAGGATCACACACCATaatgcatttgaatttttgttgAATCGCTTTACCGGCTAAGCAGCTGCTCTTTAAGGGACGCACCTAATGTATATATCTTGTATAATGATCATAATTGCAGGCATATAGCATCGGTCTGTTGCGATCCGACTATATGGCACACGTGTCCGAGGGCTGTGCGATAAAGCAGGTCGAGATCAACACGGTGGCCTCCAGTTTCGCTGGCATTGCCACCCAATTGGTGCCGCAGCAGAAGTATTAAGCGctcttctctctctctctctctctatctatttatttatctatctGTCTATCTCTCTTTATCAAACGCACGaatgcacaaacacacacctaAAAGAAAAGCATACACCTGTCCACACACACCTATCCCCCCTCATCCCCACCCACTTCCCCCTCACTAATCGCTGATCACTAAACAAATTACTGATCACTGATCACTTGCAACCGTTGCTGTCTCTTTCTGCATGCAGTTTGATTGGTTATGGCTCTATCCGTCTCTTTCCACACGCTGTAGCTTCACATTTTTGGCCttcatacacacacacacacacgtaacCCCCCCTTCCACACTTTCCCTTACCATACGTAACCCCCATTGATGGTTTTGGTCTCAGTAATTAACCCCCCCACCCCCCATTTGACCCCACCCCCCTTTCCCACgaacatttgttgttgtttgttgctgttgttggttgttAAGAGACAGCGGAATTAAGCTAATATCTGTCTCTTTCTGTTCCGGCACCACCCGTCTCTTTCACCCGCGCAGATTCGTACTCAGCGAGCTGGGACATGCGGATAAGCTGCACAATGTGAGTATATGTTCCAAACATCTATTATAGTAAtcaaatatacttataacaAATAAACCTTAAATGATATGCTTGTTACTCCGCTGCAGATGCCGGATAACAATGCCCTGGCCGGACTCTGCGATGGGATGGTGAAGGCGTGGGACATCTATGCGAAGCCGAAGGCCGTCATCCTGTTCATCATCGAGGATGTGTCGTACAACATCTGCGATCAGCGCTTCCACGAGTTCTACATTCGCGAGACGTACCCGCACATCAAGGTGCTGCGTCGCACCCTCACTGAGGTGCATCGCGAGGGCAAACTGGGCCAGTCCAAGGAGCTGCTCCTGTAAGTGTTGACATGTGCAAATGATACTTCAAACTCTCACGCTTGCCCCACACTCCACAGGGGCTCGCAAGAGGTGGCCGTCATCTACTTCCGAGCTGGCTACGAGCCCGGACACTATCACTCGCAGGCAGAGTGGGATGCCCGCTACCTGATGGAGACCTCGCTGGCCATCAAGTGCCCCTCCATTCACTACCATCTGGCGGGCACCAAGAAGGTGCAGCAGGCGCTGGCCCAGCCGGCGGTGCTCGAGCGTTTCATCAACGATCCGGAGGAGATCAAGGCGGTGGGCAAGATATTCACGGGTCTCTACTCGCTGGACGACAACGAGGCGGGCAATGCCAGTTACGAGATGGCGCTGCGCACGCCGGAGAGATTTGTGCTGAAGCCGCAGCGCGAGGGTGGTGGCAATAACGTCTACGGCGTGGACATACCCGATGCCCTCAAGGTAAGTTATCCTATTTGGTTAATGGCAGCAAACTCTTAGTAGTTAATAAGTTTAGTTTATTTGAACAAGATGTGGTTGAAGGCAATGAGGAAATCATTTAAATCGCTGTCCTTGTTTCTT contains these protein-coding regions:
- the LOC6525730 gene encoding glutathione synthetase isoform X2 — its product is MSSDANTPVLRNCIRLPLAEDELLEVTAKAKDYAIMHGAAMRSKTAFSPDSLNFAPFVLVPSSFPRKEFEKAVALQPIINRLMHNVAHDEEFITTTLAETIKVDEFTANLFNIYRKVLAHGFTQAYSIGLLRSDYMAHVSEGCAIKQVEINTVASSFAGIATQLVPQQKFVLSELGHADKLHNMPDNNALAGLCDGMVKAWDIYAKPKAVILFIIEDVSYNICDQRFHEFYIRETYPHIKVLRRTLTEVHREGKLGQSKELLLGSQEVAVIYFRAGYEPGHYHSQAEWDARYLMETSLAIKCPSIHYHLAGTKKVQQALAQPAVLERFINDPEEIKAVGKIFTGLYSLDDNEAGNASYEMALRTPERFVLKPQREGGGNNVYGVDIPDALKRMSRVERSAWILMDLIHPPLTKGYMVRPGGDMPPQIVDMVSELGIFGVVIGDAEHIVHNYQAGHMLRTKLSTANEGGVAAGLGALDSPYLIDSDDEDEQK
- the LOC6525730 gene encoding glutathione synthetase, chloroplastic isoform X3; this encodes MWPTTRSSSRRRWRRRSKWTSSRPICSTSTARCSRTDSPRFVLSELGHADKLHNMPDNNALAGLCDGMVKAWDIYAKPKAVILFIIEDVSYNICDQRFHEFYIRETYPHIKVLRRTLTEVHREGKLGQSKELLLGSQEVAVIYFRAGYEPGHYHSQAEWDARYLMETSLAIKCPSIHYHLAGTKKVQQALAQPAVLERFINDPEEIKAVGKIFTGLYSLDDNEAGNASYEMALRTPERFVLKPQREGGGNNVYGVDIPDALKRMSRVERSAWILMDLIHPPLTKGYMVRPGGDMPPQIVDMVSELGIFGVVIGDAEHIVHNYQAGHMLRTKLSTANEGGVAAGLGALDSPYLIDSDDEDEQK